The Syngnathus typhle isolate RoL2023-S1 ecotype Sweden linkage group LG1, RoL_Styp_1.0, whole genome shotgun sequence genome includes a window with the following:
- the ganabb gene encoding neutral alpha-glucosidase AB isoform X2, whose product MAAFAERMAPVLALWLAVCLSGALAVERANFKTCDQSAFCKRQRALNPGESPYRALLETMELTNTRLTLQLKNDKNKVRLLLELYRLQGNITRVKINELKPLKPRYEVPDVLIREPPTEPLSLLSQDKNGVVLSLGAESQRVIVSAQPFRLDIMEGRDVLLSLNSRGLLAFEHLRLRKDTEPDQEPEDADLHDEAVLNDKVEDGMWEETFKSFTDTKPNGPTAIGLDFSLPGVEHVYGIPEHADNLRLKTTDNGDPYRLYNLDVFQYELDNPMALYGSVPVMLAHNIQRTTGIFWLNAAETWVDISSNTAGKTVFGKMLDYVQGSSETPQTDVHWFSESGIIDVFIMLGPTPKDVFSQYASLTGTQAFPPLAALAYHQCRWNYNDQEDVASVDAGFDEHDIPYDFIWLDIEHTDGKRYFTWDTNKFPTPKEMLQRLMDKKRKMVTIVDPHIKVESSYKIHNEIKSRGFYTKNKDGADYEGWCWPGSAGYPDFTREDMRAWWASMFAYDQYEGTMENLYTWNDMNEPSIFNGPEITMHKDSKHGEWEHRDLHNLYGFYVQRATAEGLIQRSGGVERSFVLTRAFFAGSQRYGAVWTGDNAAEWGHLKMSIPMCLSIGLVGISFCGADVGGFFKSPSSELLVRWYQTGAYQPFFRAHAHLDTPRREPWLFGPENTALIREAVRQRYSLLPYWYQQFYHTYLTGHPVMRPLWVEYPQDPATYALDDEFLIGRDLLVHPVTEEGATGVTAYLPGKEEVWFDVHTFQKHDGGQNLYIPVTMSSIPVFQRGGSIIPRKLRVRRSSTCMEQDPYTVYVALGRQRAAEGELYIDDGHTFNFEKKEFIHRRLSFANNNLSSVNLAPKAHFSTSSIIERIVILGCSKPTKATLKTADGQRSQLEFDFEASTSVLTLRKPGVNAGTDWSVMLQ is encoded by the exons ATGGCCGCCTTCGCCGAAAG GATGGCGCCTGTCTTGGCGCTCTGGCTTGCTGTATGTCTCAGTGGGGCACTGGCTGTGGAGAGAGCCAACTTCAAAACCTGTGACCAGAGTGCCTTCTGCAA ACGTCAGCGAGCATTGAACCCTGGCGAGTCGCCCTATCGAGCCCTACTAGAGACTATGGAGCTAACCAACACTAGACTTACCCTGCAGCTCAAGAATGACAAGAACAAG GTGCGTCTGCTTCTGGAGCTCTATCGTCTCCAGGGAAACATAACGAGGGTGAAGATTAATGAGCTGAAACCGCTGAAGCCTCGTTATGAGGTCCCCGACGTCCTCATCAGAGAGCCGCCTACAGAGCC CCTGTCTCTTTTGTCTCAGGACAAGAATGGAGTGGTTCTGTCACTGGGGGCGGAGTCTCAAAGGGTCATTGTCAGTGCACAGCCTTTCCGATTGGACATTATGGAGGGGCGAGATGTGCTGCTTTCGCTAAACTCACGCGGCCTTCTGGCCTTTGAGCACTTACGGCTACGCAAGGACAC AGAGCCAGACCAAGAGCCTGAGGATGCAGATCTGCACGATGAG GCTGTATTGAATGATAAGGTTGAAGACGGCATGTGGGAAGAAACATTTAAATCATTTACAGACACCAAACCTAATG GTCCAACTGCTATCGGTCTTGACTTTTCATTGCCAGGGGTGGAACATGTCTATGGCATTCCAGAACATGCAGACAACCTCAGACTTAAAACTACAGA TAATGGAGATCCATATCGGCTCTATAATTTGGACGTGTTCCAATATGAACTGGATAATCCTATGGCACTTTATGGTTCCGTGCCTGTTATGTTGGCCCACAACATCCAGCGGACCACAGGAATATTTTGGCTCAATGCTGCTGAGACTTGGGTTGACATTAGCTCCAACACCGCAGGGAAG ACTGTGTTTGGAAAAATGCTGGACTACGTGCAAGGCTCCAGTGAGACCCCACAGACGGATGTGCATTGGTTCTCTGAAAGCGGCATCATTGATGTCTTCATAATGCTCGGCCCAACACCAAAAGATGTCTTCTCACAATACGCCTCCCTGACTG GCACCCAGGCCTTCCCTCCTCTGGCCGCGTTGGCCTACCACCAGTGCCGCTGGAACTACAACGATCAGGAAGATGTAGCGTCTGTGGATGCAGGCTTTGACGAGCATGACATTCCCTATGATTTCATCTGGCTCGATATTGAGCACACGGATGGGAAACGTTACTTTACCTGGGATACGAACAAGTTTCCCACACCCAAGGAAATGCTTCAACGACTCATGGATAAAAAGCGCAAG ATGGTAACCATTGTAGACCCTCATATCAAAGTGGAAAGCAGCTACAAGATCCATAATGAAATCAAGTCTCGAGGTTTCTACACAAAGAATAAAGATGGCGCCGACTATGAGGGCTGGTGTTGGCCTG GCAGTGCCGGTTATCCAGATTTTACCCGTGAAGACATGAGGGCTTGGTGGGCCAGCATGTTTGCCTACGACCAGTATGAG GGCACGATGGAGAACTTGTATACATGGAACGACATGAATGAGCCTTCAATATTCAACGGGCCTGAGATCACCATGCACAAGGACTCAAAGCATGGAGAGTGGGAGCACCGTGACCTGCACAACCTTTATGGCTTCTATGTG CAAAGGGCCACAGCCGAGGGCCTGATCCAGAGATCAGGAGGGGTCGAAAGATCTTTTGTCTTGACTAGAGCCTTTTTTGCTGGGTCACAGCGCTATG GTGCTGTATGGACTGGCGATAATGCTGCTGAGTGGGGTCACCTAAAAATGTCCATCCCCATGTGTCTGAGTATTGGTCTGGTAGGAATATCTTTTTGTGGTG CTGATGTCGGGGGTTTCTTCAAGTCTCCCAGCTCAGAGCTGCTGGTGCGTTGGTACCAGACAGGAGCCTACCAGCCGTTCTTCAGGGCCCACGCCCACCTGGACACTCCCCGTCGTGAACCATGGCTTTTCGGCCCAGAGAACACTGCTCTGATCCGAGAGGCTGTGCGCCAACGCTACAGCCTGCTGCCGTATTGGTACCAGCAGTTCTACCACACGTATCTCACTGGGCATCCAGTCATGAG gcCGCTGTGGGTAGAATATCCTCAGGATCCTGCTACTTATGCTCTGGATGATGAGTTTTTGATTG GTCGAGACTTGTTGGTGCACCCTGTCACTGAGGAGGGAGCCACTGGAGTAACTGCTTACCTGCCAGGAAAGGAGGAG GTCTGGTTTGATGTCCACACCTTCCAGAAGCACGATGGCGGCCAGAACCTTTACATTCCAGTCACCATGAGCTCT ATTCCAGTTTTCCAGCGCGGTGGCTCCATTATTCCCAGAAAGCTTCGAGTGCGTAGATCTTCCACCTGTATGGAGCAAGACCCATACACCGTGTACGTGGCCCTTGGTCGTCAG AGAGCTGCAGAGGGAGAGCTTTACATCGATGATGGACACACTTTCAACTTTGAGAAGAAGGAGTTCATTCACAGGAGGCTGTCATTTGCCAACAACAACCTCTCCTCTGT AAACCTTGCCCCAAAGGCCCATTTCTCGACCAGTTCCATTATTGAACGCATCGTCATACTGGGATGTAGTAAGCCCACCAAGGCTACCTTAAAGACAGCCG ATGGTCAGAGGAGCCAGCTTGAGTTTGACTTCGAAGCTTCTACGTCAGTATTGACGCTCCGCAAGCCCGGCGTGAACGCAGGCACTGATTGGTCTGTGATGCTACAGTAA
- the ganabb gene encoding neutral alpha-glucosidase AB isoform X1: protein MAAFAERMAPVLALWLAVCLSGALAVERANFKTCDQSAFCKRQRALNPGESPYRALLETMELTNTRLTLQLKNDKNKVRLLLELYRLQGNITRVKINELKPLKPRYEVPDVLIREPPTEPLSLLSQDKNGVVLSLGAESQRVIVSAQPFRLDIMEGRDVLLSLNSRGLLAFEHLRLRKDTFSYLITRTLASVWNNVKGVFSREPDQEPEDADLHDEAVLNDKVEDGMWEETFKSFTDTKPNGPTAIGLDFSLPGVEHVYGIPEHADNLRLKTTDNGDPYRLYNLDVFQYELDNPMALYGSVPVMLAHNIQRTTGIFWLNAAETWVDISSNTAGKTVFGKMLDYVQGSSETPQTDVHWFSESGIIDVFIMLGPTPKDVFSQYASLTGTQAFPPLAALAYHQCRWNYNDQEDVASVDAGFDEHDIPYDFIWLDIEHTDGKRYFTWDTNKFPTPKEMLQRLMDKKRKMVTIVDPHIKVESSYKIHNEIKSRGFYTKNKDGADYEGWCWPGSAGYPDFTREDMRAWWASMFAYDQYEGTMENLYTWNDMNEPSIFNGPEITMHKDSKHGEWEHRDLHNLYGFYVQRATAEGLIQRSGGVERSFVLTRAFFAGSQRYGAVWTGDNAAEWGHLKMSIPMCLSIGLVGISFCGADVGGFFKSPSSELLVRWYQTGAYQPFFRAHAHLDTPRREPWLFGPENTALIREAVRQRYSLLPYWYQQFYHTYLTGHPVMRPLWVEYPQDPATYALDDEFLIGRDLLVHPVTEEGATGVTAYLPGKEEVWFDVHTFQKHDGGQNLYIPVTMSSIPVFQRGGSIIPRKLRVRRSSTCMEQDPYTVYVALGRQRAAEGELYIDDGHTFNFEKKEFIHRRLSFANNNLSSVNLAPKAHFSTSSIIERIVILGCSKPTKATLKTADGQRSQLEFDFEASTSVLTLRKPGVNAGTDWSVMLQ from the exons ATGGCCGCCTTCGCCGAAAG GATGGCGCCTGTCTTGGCGCTCTGGCTTGCTGTATGTCTCAGTGGGGCACTGGCTGTGGAGAGAGCCAACTTCAAAACCTGTGACCAGAGTGCCTTCTGCAA ACGTCAGCGAGCATTGAACCCTGGCGAGTCGCCCTATCGAGCCCTACTAGAGACTATGGAGCTAACCAACACTAGACTTACCCTGCAGCTCAAGAATGACAAGAACAAG GTGCGTCTGCTTCTGGAGCTCTATCGTCTCCAGGGAAACATAACGAGGGTGAAGATTAATGAGCTGAAACCGCTGAAGCCTCGTTATGAGGTCCCCGACGTCCTCATCAGAGAGCCGCCTACAGAGCC CCTGTCTCTTTTGTCTCAGGACAAGAATGGAGTGGTTCTGTCACTGGGGGCGGAGTCTCAAAGGGTCATTGTCAGTGCACAGCCTTTCCGATTGGACATTATGGAGGGGCGAGATGTGCTGCTTTCGCTAAACTCACGCGGCCTTCTGGCCTTTGAGCACTTACGGCTACGCAAGGACAC TTTCTCCTATTTAATAACAAGAACATTGGCTAGTGTGTGGAATAATGTCAAGGGTGTATTCTCTAG AGAGCCAGACCAAGAGCCTGAGGATGCAGATCTGCACGATGAG GCTGTATTGAATGATAAGGTTGAAGACGGCATGTGGGAAGAAACATTTAAATCATTTACAGACACCAAACCTAATG GTCCAACTGCTATCGGTCTTGACTTTTCATTGCCAGGGGTGGAACATGTCTATGGCATTCCAGAACATGCAGACAACCTCAGACTTAAAACTACAGA TAATGGAGATCCATATCGGCTCTATAATTTGGACGTGTTCCAATATGAACTGGATAATCCTATGGCACTTTATGGTTCCGTGCCTGTTATGTTGGCCCACAACATCCAGCGGACCACAGGAATATTTTGGCTCAATGCTGCTGAGACTTGGGTTGACATTAGCTCCAACACCGCAGGGAAG ACTGTGTTTGGAAAAATGCTGGACTACGTGCAAGGCTCCAGTGAGACCCCACAGACGGATGTGCATTGGTTCTCTGAAAGCGGCATCATTGATGTCTTCATAATGCTCGGCCCAACACCAAAAGATGTCTTCTCACAATACGCCTCCCTGACTG GCACCCAGGCCTTCCCTCCTCTGGCCGCGTTGGCCTACCACCAGTGCCGCTGGAACTACAACGATCAGGAAGATGTAGCGTCTGTGGATGCAGGCTTTGACGAGCATGACATTCCCTATGATTTCATCTGGCTCGATATTGAGCACACGGATGGGAAACGTTACTTTACCTGGGATACGAACAAGTTTCCCACACCCAAGGAAATGCTTCAACGACTCATGGATAAAAAGCGCAAG ATGGTAACCATTGTAGACCCTCATATCAAAGTGGAAAGCAGCTACAAGATCCATAATGAAATCAAGTCTCGAGGTTTCTACACAAAGAATAAAGATGGCGCCGACTATGAGGGCTGGTGTTGGCCTG GCAGTGCCGGTTATCCAGATTTTACCCGTGAAGACATGAGGGCTTGGTGGGCCAGCATGTTTGCCTACGACCAGTATGAG GGCACGATGGAGAACTTGTATACATGGAACGACATGAATGAGCCTTCAATATTCAACGGGCCTGAGATCACCATGCACAAGGACTCAAAGCATGGAGAGTGGGAGCACCGTGACCTGCACAACCTTTATGGCTTCTATGTG CAAAGGGCCACAGCCGAGGGCCTGATCCAGAGATCAGGAGGGGTCGAAAGATCTTTTGTCTTGACTAGAGCCTTTTTTGCTGGGTCACAGCGCTATG GTGCTGTATGGACTGGCGATAATGCTGCTGAGTGGGGTCACCTAAAAATGTCCATCCCCATGTGTCTGAGTATTGGTCTGGTAGGAATATCTTTTTGTGGTG CTGATGTCGGGGGTTTCTTCAAGTCTCCCAGCTCAGAGCTGCTGGTGCGTTGGTACCAGACAGGAGCCTACCAGCCGTTCTTCAGGGCCCACGCCCACCTGGACACTCCCCGTCGTGAACCATGGCTTTTCGGCCCAGAGAACACTGCTCTGATCCGAGAGGCTGTGCGCCAACGCTACAGCCTGCTGCCGTATTGGTACCAGCAGTTCTACCACACGTATCTCACTGGGCATCCAGTCATGAG gcCGCTGTGGGTAGAATATCCTCAGGATCCTGCTACTTATGCTCTGGATGATGAGTTTTTGATTG GTCGAGACTTGTTGGTGCACCCTGTCACTGAGGAGGGAGCCACTGGAGTAACTGCTTACCTGCCAGGAAAGGAGGAG GTCTGGTTTGATGTCCACACCTTCCAGAAGCACGATGGCGGCCAGAACCTTTACATTCCAGTCACCATGAGCTCT ATTCCAGTTTTCCAGCGCGGTGGCTCCATTATTCCCAGAAAGCTTCGAGTGCGTAGATCTTCCACCTGTATGGAGCAAGACCCATACACCGTGTACGTGGCCCTTGGTCGTCAG AGAGCTGCAGAGGGAGAGCTTTACATCGATGATGGACACACTTTCAACTTTGAGAAGAAGGAGTTCATTCACAGGAGGCTGTCATTTGCCAACAACAACCTCTCCTCTGT AAACCTTGCCCCAAAGGCCCATTTCTCGACCAGTTCCATTATTGAACGCATCGTCATACTGGGATGTAGTAAGCCCACCAAGGCTACCTTAAAGACAGCCG ATGGTCAGAGGAGCCAGCTTGAGTTTGACTTCGAAGCTTCTACGTCAGTATTGACGCTCCGCAAGCCCGGCGTGAACGCAGGCACTGATTGGTCTGTGATGCTACAGTAA